Within the Salvelinus sp. IW2-2015 linkage group LG19, ASM291031v2, whole genome shotgun sequence genome, the region CAtccaaaagaacacacacactgcagtgcaCCCTGGATACACACAAGTAGAGATAAATCACTAGGTTAAGTTTGTTGAGAGGGTGTTCCCCCAGGTAAAACAATGCTCCCTGATTTCCTCTGCTGATCCCTGACGGATCCTACTGAGGCACAGGCTCTCCAGCTGTTCCTGCAAcagcacatgacacacacacacacacacacacacacacacagatagaggaGCACCATAACGATCATGGTCCCCTCTGGGCCTTTGTGAATGATGTTGGTGTTTGTGAACCTGCCATGgaaaaaaaaagactgtataGTAAAAAAATGGCACAGGTCTTGAGAAGCTGAGACAAATTAGTACCGACATCGCACTGCCACCAGGCCTGACATCACACTGCCACCAGGCCTGACATCACACTGCCACCAGGCCTGACATCACACTGCCACCAGGCCTGACATCACACTGCACCCAGGCCTGACATCACACTGCCACCAGGCCTGACATCCACACTGCCACCAGGCCTGACAATCACACTGCCACCAGGCCTGACATCACACTGCCACCAGGCCTGACATCCACACTGCCAACCAGGCCTGACATCACACTGCCACCAGGCCTGACATCACACTGCCACCAGGCCTGACATCACACTCCACCAGGCCTGACCATCACACCTGCCAACCAGCCTGACATTCACCACTGCCACCAGGCCTGACATCACACTGCCACCAGGCCTGACATCACACTGCCACCAGGCCTGACATCACACTGCCACCAGGCCTGACATCACTGATTTTCCATGAAAGAAAAAACACAACAGTCTCTGTCCTTTACTTCAACTTGGCACTGAAAATCTCAAAATCATATTAGCCTAATGTCCAACCATATCAGAGACACCTCATCATATAGATTCAACAATTATAGGTGTTTATTTGACAGTTTGCAGTGTAAGCTCTGGGTGCTGTTCCAGCAGGCCTTAGTAGTAGCAGAGAATTCCTGGAAACAGGCCTCTCGCTGAAGGTGTGACTCAAGTGCCTCGCTATTAAATCAGAGCTACAGGAAGTCAATAGCACTCTGCCAATCACTACTTCCTGTTGACTGCACCTCAATCAGCCAATCACAGCCCAGCTAGTGCCCATGACAGGAACAGAGTTCACCTCTGGCAGTTTGGGGCTACCCTGAAAAGTTCACTCAGTTCGTTGAAGCCTTGTCGCCACATAACTTCTCCATAAATACCAGAGCATGTATTCATAGTGTCTCAGAGTAGTAGTTCTGATCTACGATCATGTGTGTCCTCGTCTcccgtccatgtaatcttattcactATGATCAAAAAGCCAatactgattctagatcagcacttcaGATAAGACGGTTTATAACTACGGGACCATATAAATACTGACTGAAATAAGAGTGTAAAATTTCCAATTTCTCTCCCAGACACAGTATTGGATGTTTTTGTAGGAAATGGTGTGTTAAAACAGCAATCTGCAGTGTAATAGATCMatttttggacttataaattaaccatacatacccattgattcttgaagaatataacttataaattgCATTATTAGCTTAGTTTAaatgtcataccccatcagaacccaaaatataagcttgtttcactccaatgttagtaaacaagcatttagctacaccctcagtagcatctgctaaatatgtgtatgcgaccaataaaatttgatttcaaatataaacaaacactgtattgcCTCAAAACATGCTTGAAACTCTAGTCTAGGACactcagtccttgcatccatagttctgtctatgaatttgagaagagttacatttctccaggcccatccttcAGCTTTTGACCAAAACAGAGGYGGGGAGGYATtttttattgtttcaattaaggattggcCCTTTAACTCTCAGAGTTGACATTGGCACTGACCTGAAGGTCCTGACCAGGTTGTTGAGGTCACTGGAGATGTCAGTCATGGTGAGACGCAGGGAGCCCACGATGTTTCTCAGGCTTCACACCACCAAGATGAGGAAAACCGGACATATaaatgcacacacatatacacagaacTTGGTTTCATTTCTTAAGTTGCTGAGATGCGAAGTTCAACAAGCTATAAGACCGAGCTAGTACTTACCAATGCTTCTGCAATATTGCTGGTTGTCAACTATCAGCACATCAGTGACCACATTTTCattgcataaaacatttttttgaactTTGAAAACCGTAGCAGCATtttcatacagacacacacacacaccctctagtGAGCTTCTCAACCGTTATGTGTTTCTGTATGAGGTGCTGGgcatggggggggtgggggtggagagagagcgtgagagaaagtgtgtgaaAGCAGGAGAAAGAGCgtgaaagcaagagagagagcgtagatgggaaaggagaggagacaaagagTGAGGGAAAGAAGTGAGAtgagacataaaaaaaacatcttCATGGTAAAAGCCAAACTCAAAAACAAGACCATCGTCATCATCACGCTTAACATCTCCAATGCTTATACATAGTGCCCCCATCTGGACACTGACGGTTACTACACCACACTTTTATCCCCCACTCACCTCTGAGTCTCAGGGCCCGTTTCCCTGACCCCTTTGTAGAACTCCCTTACACTCAGCCCCAGCTCCTCTGTATCCCTGCGTATTGTGTCGTAGTCTGGGGATGGAGCAGAGGGTCTCCATGGACCCCCTGGGGACCCGCCGTCCCCTCCATCCCCAACCCCTTCTACAACATCCTCCAGGTTATCTTCATCcagttcttcttcttcctcctccttcttcttcgtttctactgttgttttattaaagTGGTCTGGGCCATATAGGAACTTCATAGTCTCCTCAGTCCACCATTCGTCGAAGGTCCTCCATAGGCCTTCAAGAAAGTTCAGTCAGACCGAGMCAGGTTTTGGAGTAGTTTTGTGGCCCTTGAGGAGCCCCTGGGCCCCCCTCCTGCTCATGCCCACCTGGCTGATCCTGAGGCCCGGCTGGGTAGGCTGTGCTGGGGTTGAGTCCCACTGAGGGTTGGGGGTTGGATCTTGATTCTGTACACTGCATTGTGCTGAGGGTTGTTAGTACAGAAGATGTAACCGTGACTGGATCTCTATCCTGCATTGTGACTTGGCTCAGTAGTGCTGCGGCATCCTCCATAGACCGGCCCTCTGGTGAGCCTCTCTCTTCCAGGAAAGGCTGCTGCTCACTGGGGTGGTTTGTatctgttgtgtgttgttggggTCCATCTATGTCATTGATTGTCTTTGTTGGTTCTTTCTGTGATTCTTCTGTATTCTCCTCCTTCTTGTCTTCagccttgtttgtttgttttggcatcTTTGTGTCCTTCCCTCCcgaccttctctccctctcctcgttccctcccctccccttagTTGGTGTGCTTGAGCAGACTTCCCCAGCGCACCCTGGGTCCCTGTTGCTGGGAGACCACGCTGGAAACAAAGTGCTGTTCTGTGTCGCTGTGACCGGCTGTGCAGGATCGTCTGGGGTTCTCTGGCGCCACAGAGTACAGAGGTTCCTCACATCCTCCTCTCCAGTGCTaccgctacagacagacagagggaatcAGGTGGAAGTCAGTCAGTCAAGccaccaatcaatcaataaatcaatggaTCTATAATTTAATTTGATGTATACAGTCTGtgaattatttaattattatGCCGTAATGATTGATGAATGGATTCGATAAATGGACAGTTGAATGACAGCTACACATCTTATCAATTAATCGAGACTGTatgaaattgtaaaataaaaaacgaATGTACATACCAATCTCCTTTATTCATTAAGTTTACATCTGGGGGGTTGCAAACAAAAAGAGGAAAACATGGTCATAAGAGGAGGAGAGTCAACATTTAGGTCATATCTGGACCTAAAGGAAAATGGCGGCCTACCTGTGCACGGCTATATCTGTGGTTAACCATGACTCATTGTAAAGTGAAACGGAACATAATTGCCTCTCGTGCTGCCTCAACCATTGAAGGCTCTTTGATATCTGCAGCTCAAAGGACTTGGAGGCTTTGTAGAAGAATTACTGCAGAAGGACTGGGTCAGTAAGGAAAAGRGCATTGTTTCAGTCTTATATCAGTCACGTTCTTCAATGGTGCTGGTCATAACACAACAGAATATCTGATTCTGTACACTTACCTTGCGTTCTGTAATGTCATTGACTTTATTGGTGTTGGTGGAAATGTTTAACTGTTGAGTGGGGACCTATGAAAATAAATATCAGAATAAGTTGGTTTTGACAAAACACTATTTACTCAAAGGCAAGTAAAAAAGGGAGGCCTTTCATAAATAAATGAAACGTTACCTAGCCCAGTTTATTTGAACAGACAGGATAGCCACACAGCTTCACAATAGATCTCTCCTCAACTGTCTTTGTAATTGGCAGAAGTGATCAAGCTTTCCTGCAAATCAAGGACAACATCATGAATACATGACAGATACCGCACACTACCTGAAATAGCGATGTGGTGCTCCTCGATCAACTGATATCTATTGACAGTAACTGTAAAATCTTTCCATGAGGTCATAGATCCTCTTCTAATACTCAAAAGTGGAACCGTTCCAAATCCGCATGTCACCATCTCAGCCACCAACCACAGATAAAAAGAGCAATCTTGTATTTGGATCAGTGTATTTGTAGACCTCAATCTCTATGGTACTCACACAGTCAACCAGGAAGTCCTCCACTACGCTATCCTCCAAGAGACACTCCACCACCTGCACAGGTCTCTTCTCCAGGTCCAGTTTCTCTCTCAGGGTCTCCCTCACTGCCTCTCTCCTGGGTGGCAGGGTTATACACACATAAGTACCAGAAAAACACTAGCCACAAACGTGAGACTAACAACATTGGTAAGAAAATTCATCCAAATATCAGAACGTTTTCAACCTCCACATATGGGGAACATTGATGCAAGCAGGGGGGTGAAAATAACTTCTTGCTTCCTCTGCAGAGGTCTGTGCTTTGACACTTTCCMCATCTGTCAAATAAGTGAAATTAGGTGTCCGTGCTCATGACAGAACGTAATAAGGAAGTTAGCTGTAACCTATACTGTAATTAAATATTAAAGGCTAACGTTCTATGGTTAGCTATGAAACATGTTGGCTAACTATATGTAAACACAACTGTAGCTGCAAGAATGATATCTCCGTTTTCATTACTTTTTGAGGACCTACAGAGACCCAACAATATCCAAACACAATGTTAATACTGGTCTGATGATGTCTTATAAAAACAAACCCTTTTTCATTGCTCCTTCTTCATGCTGGTCCAATGTTTTGTGCTAATTTCAACTTTGACCTGTGACGTATTAGATCTACGGCAATTCATCAGGGTCAACGCAGCCGAAACACTTCCGAATCCACGCGACTGACAGTGTCTCCGATAATTGACATGTAAGTAGCAATTCTTCTCATTAATTAAACCGATTAATACTTTAACTATGCCCTTATATTCTTATCCTATGTAGCTTTATGAAACGATTACACTTAGGATCTATTGTTGCCTCGATTTCTTGCCTCAAGGCAAGGCAGCCACAATAATGAAGTGATTTGATCATCATTATCAAATCACTAATGATGGAGTAAAACCAAGATACATTTCTGACATTACATCCATTATGTGTGCCACTCACTCACAGCAAATCAGCTGATGCTTACTAAATAGTCCTACTTTGCCTTGACTCTCTGTTTTGTGTGCCACGGTTTCATACATAAAACAAAACTGTGATGACTGCATTCGAAACGTGTTGTTTAATAACCCGTATTACTGAACACACATTTTTTTCCCTCACAGGAGTGTTTAGTGAAGAGATACCCTCTGTTGGAGTATAGCCGAGACAACGAGGATGGCTCTAGAACAACTGAGTGATATCGTCCAGAGATGTGTAAGTCATAAGAGTCCACATAAGGCAGGGGTGTAAAATTCCATTTAGGGcttagtgtctgctggtttttgttttttcctttcaattaagacctagacaaccaggtgaggagagtaccaaattaattagtgaccttaatgtatcaatcaagtacaagggaggagcaaaaacacACAGACRCTCAGCCctgcatggaatgagtttgacacgtgtccTATGGCAACTGAGTTCACCAGAGCATTGTGTTATGGCTGGTCTCGCTCACCAGACGTCCTCCCCAAGCTGGTCTCGCTCACCCAGACGTCCTCCCCAAGCTGGTCTCGCTCACCCAGACGTCCTCCCCAAGCTGGTCTCGCTCACCAGACGTCCTCCCCAAGCTGGTCTCGCTCACCAGACGTCCTCCCCAAGCTGGTCTCTGCTCATCCAGACTACGCCTCCCTCAAGCTGGTCCGCTCACTCAGTAGTCCTCGCCCAAGCTGGTCTCGTCACCCAGACTGCTCCTCCCTAAGCTGGTCTCGCTCACCAGACGTCCTCCCCAAGCTGGGTCTCGCGCTCACCAGACGTCTCTCCCCAAGCTGGTTCTCCTCAGACTCAGTCTCCTAGACGTTCCCGCTCCCTCCCAATGCGGTCTCGCTCACTGCCTCAGCCGACGCCCTCCCAAGCTGGTCTCCGCTCACCCAGACTCCTCTCCCAGCTGGTCTCCGCTCACCAGACGTCCTCCCCAAGCTGGTCTCGCTCACCCCAGACGCCCTCCCAAGCTGGTCTCCGCTCACCAGACGTCCTCCCCAAAGCTGGTCTCGCTCACTCAGACGCCTCCTCCCCAGATGCTCTGCTCACCAGACCTTCCCTCCCAAAGCTGGTCCCGGCTCCCAGACGTCCTCCCAACTGGTCTCGTCACCCAGACGCCTCCCaagctctcctcctcaccagacTTCCAAACTGTCTCTCCGCTCACCTCAGACGTCCCCGCCGAACTCCCGCCACCAGACAGTCCCCAAAGCTGGTTCGCCACCCGAGCGCCCTCCCCAAGCTGGTCCTCCGCTCACCAGACGCCTCCCCAAGCTGGTCTCGCTCACCCAGACGTCCTCCCCAAGCTGGTCCTCGCTCACCCAGACGCCCTCCCAAGCTGGTCTCACTCACCCGACGCCCTCCCCAAGCTGGTCTCGCTCACCCAGTCCGGCCCTCCCCAAGCCTGGTCTCCGCTCACCCAGACGTCCTCCCCAAGCTGTCTTCCGCTCACTACCTCAAGACTTCCTCCCAAAGCTGGGTCTCCGCTCACCCAGACGTCCTCCCAAAGCTCAGATGCTTCGTATAGCTTGTGCGCAGTAGCTTGGGGACGAGGTTAGTAAAGGACAGACCTACCAACCCccctttccatctccctctctctctctttttctctacccCTTTCTCATGCAGCAAGCCATCCAGGATGACAACTATACGACTGAGGATTATTCCGTGTTCCAGATAGCTGGACGTACCTGtatagaggatggagagagtgcTCAGGTTCTGAGTATCGTCGTAGATGAGGAAAATAAGGTGAACTAAAGATTGAACCAGACATCTATACCAACtgtttagtaaaaaataaatacaagttgtattatcacatacactggataggtgcagtgaaatgtgttgaaaAAGAGTCGCTCGCTgtgctgttttacagggtcagtcaaagtagtacggcgcccctggagcaaattagggtgaagtgccttggACATCAACAGATGGTCATTTGGATGTGGTGTGCTGCTTCTCAGCTGAAAGGCTCTCTCTCTTAAAGTAGCCTATATATATACTTTATAGGGATGTATGGTTGGAACCTGAGGTTTTCCGAACCACATGATCTGACCAGGAAAACCTCTGGGTCATAATTATGGCATATGTTAGTTATTACATAGTGAAGTAATACTACTTCTCCCCCTGTTTTTCTGTAGAACATAGTGAGATGTATGGGCTGGAACCTGCTGGGTCCTCTGGTTCAGATTCTGCTGAAGAAGGAGGAAAATAATCTTCCTCACTGCCTCGCCATCCTCACACACCTGCTKGAGGTCTGTTTACATGTTCTAATTATTATACGTTATTACAAAGGTCTAATACTCTGCgttttgaccaatcatatcagaACTTTACACATAAGCCCTTCTTCCGAGCTGATCTGATTGaaatgggctgcctgtctaaacgcagccatatTGCTGCTTTGgttataaaatgtaaatgtttgctaGTCTGGCCCCAGAtcaccataggagttggcaagatattacaaacagatctgagattaGGCTACATGTTTGCATGTCCAGACACGGAAGTGCATtgacacagaaaaaaaacaaaaaaaacttgtgTGTGATTGGTCAGGTTTGCAGTCCCAAGGAGCTACTGGTTGGCTTGCTGGAGCAGGTTGAGGAGGCCCACCCTGACTCTATCGCAGAGACCGTCATCCTCCTGCTGCAGCCACTACAGAAAGGTGAGGAACACCTTTCtgtagtggctgaatggaaaacCTTCAATATTGTTTGACATTCTTGACGAATAAGAAGTTTCTGTATCCTGTCCCTTTCCAATGCCTTAATGCCTACTCTCTGCTACCACTCTCTCAATCTACACATCCCTTATCACCTATCCACTCTCTTACCGCCTTCCCACCCACttcctctactgtctctctcactcaccctaATGCCCTTTGCCCCTACTCACATTTCCCTGTCTACTCCCACCCTTTTCCCCACACTGACCCTCTCCCTTACTGTCCccacctctccaccctccccctcAGTGTTGTTGCGGCTGGGTGGCCGGAAGGCCTCCTCGGTGGGCATGGCTCTTTCCACTCTGCTGGGCCAGGTGGCCAGGCTGCCCGTGCCCCAGAccaaggagcaggaggaggacgaCGTGTTCTGCCTGTGCCGCTGCTGCTCGGCCCTGCTGGTCTTTGTCAGGCCCTTCGTGGAGGAGGCCAAGCAGAGCAGGACGCCCACGCCCAAAGAGGATGAGCTGAGGACTGAGCTGCTCAAGTTGTAGGTCTACATGTTTTATTGGGGAGCTATTGGGTTAAGTGAATGGGGGAAGCTTTGTTAACATGTGgattgttttatttgtatttttKTTTTTACATGGGGACAGATACAATACATCATCATACTGTAGCTTAGCAGATGAGCATTGGATTCTgattgtttaatagtcacatgtacagggttgcaggtgtgattgcagggtacagtgaaattcttcgGCTCCGAGCTCCAACGTGAAAGTACGGTGCATTAAGTGTCTAGGTGCATGAACAGAGTGTGtctatagagtgtgtgtgtgtgtgtgtgttgtcacccTAGCTGTATGAAGAGTCTTTGTGAGCCTCTTCTGGAGGTGCAGCTGAAGGATCCTGAAACCCTAGCAGAATCTCCCCTCAGGAACTTTGCCACAgagattctggtaagatgccggctCAGATTGTGACCATTGCtcctctcatagcctggttccagatctgtttgtgatgtATATCTAAATCCTATGGTCATTGACCAGACTATAGGAGACTGTTAGTTGTGGCTATATAGCACAAACAGCTCTGGAAACAGGCTAGCTCTTTTTATACTATTCATGAAGATTACATTTGACTTCCATTTAAGTGTTTACATTAGTCATTTTGCAGACGCTctggacttacaggagcaattagagttaagtgccttgctcaaggtcacatcaacatatttttttacctagtcggcttggggattcgatccagcgacctttcggttactgactcaacgctcttaaccgctagggcTACCTGAGTTCTCATACAACTAGGTGAAACTTCATCCTGTATAGSGGTAACTAACTAATAAAGGGCTAACCCTCTCTATACTTTGGTTAACTCTGCTCCTcctgtgtgagtgttttttttttttttgcagggcATCCTGTCGGACATCGGGGAGTCCCTCCCTGACCTACTGTCTCACAGcctgctgaggaggagagaggtgccTGGGTtcctggaggaagaggtgtgcTACCCCAAAGAGTCTCTGGCCARCCTGGCCTACCTGCTGTTCGTCCAGCACATTGCCATGGATACTTTCCCCACAGTCTTTAGGTAGGGAAGAAAGACTGTGTTTTCAGTTCACATTACTCTGAAAGTACTGTTGCACCTGGCTAAGAAGTTTTTTATTCAATTTGTATTGTATGCCTCGGTGGTACTGGGGTTGGTTGGCTCTTAATGTAAGTGCTAAAACAGTGTTGATTGTCCTAACACTCTTTTCTTCTTTCAGCTCAGTGTTTGTTCTTCAGTGTAATATGGAATACATCAACCTCTTCTTGAGCAGGTACATATTCATTTACTTTTGACTTTCTTTTCCAATTTATGTAAATGACAAAGTATAGCATTTTATAGACTTCTGTAAAGTCTTGAAAATTGGTTTTGATTGTGTCTAAATCCAAACAATATATTTTGTgctctcttttttcccccccagaaCGGAAGAATCCAGGCTGCAGAAAGGACTGGTAAGGATCCTCTGTTTAAAAGTCGGAAGCAATTATGTACAAGTAACACTTTCTCATTGACCTTCTACGACTCTTAATTGCTTGTTTGTCCTTTACTAAGGACCTGTATGAAAAGAGCCTGGTTAGGGTTGAGGACAACAGTCTCCCAGTCCAGCTAATGGAGCTCAAATCCTTCTTCAGTGTCCCTCAGGTAAAACAAAACGTCCTATATTGATGTAATGCCGCAAATACTTGGGATAGCTTGTGTTTAATCAATCAGTAGAGAGGAATTGCTTCATCCCATCTCGCTGTGTGAATCACGATGACATTTTATCCTTCCTTTACATTTTAGAACTTGGTGAAAGTCATGACATTGTGTCCAATTCAACATTTGGTAAGTAACCTGTATACATATGTTTACTATGACTACTTTGTCCTTTGGAGGTTGGATTtataacacacatatatattactAACATTAGCGGTCAAATGTTATTTTCTGTTCACAGAGGATT harbors:
- the LOC111978884 gene encoding putative RNA polymerase II subunit B1 CTD phosphatase rpap2, whose product is MKFLYGPDHFNKTTVETKKKEEEEEELDEDNLEDVVEGVGDGGDGGSPGGPWRPSAPSPDYDTIRRDTEELGLSVREFYKGVRETGPETQSLRNIVGSLRLTMTDISSDLNNLVRTFRLSEVSPVYRRP
- the glmna gene encoding glomulin, FKBP associated protein a isoform X1; this encodes MALEQLSDIVQRCQAIQDDNYTTEDYSVFQIAGRTCIEDGESAQVLSIVVDEENKNIVRCMGWNLLGPLVQILLKKEENNLPHCLAILTHLLEVCSPKELLVGLLEQVEEAHPDSIAETVILLLQPLQKVLLRLGGRKASSVGMALSTLLGQVARLPVPQTKEQEEDDVFCLCRCCSALLVFVRPFVEEAKQSRTPTPKEDELRTELLKFCMKSLCEPLLEVQLKDPETLAESPLRNFATEILGILSDIGESLPDLLSHSLLRRREVPGFLEEEVCYPKESLAXLAYLLFVQHIAMDTFPTVFSSVFVLQCNMEYINLFLSRTEESRLQKGLDLYEKSLVRVEDNSLPVQLMELKSFFSVPQNLVKVMTLCPIQHLRIKGLKVLQLSIDKFDTEAKYKFFQCMLKTSHHAGVEGYIIKNIKNQIDFALKPDKGNEWFMGAHLFPLLRQVLCLPQGPETDLLQNLDRVMESLNLLRYLLIRDKAWRNQTGIWTELYKIEDYYMKPLRMGLNMSKAHYEAELQNTKDNSKKTNAKAESQIQESVCSLTVGNEKMPNMTPEMQLQVLHSALHTFDMMESVLARIEEIIEVKEKP
- the glmna gene encoding glomulin, FKBP associated protein a isoform X2, yielding MALEQLSDIVQRCQAIQDDNYTTEDYSVFQIAGRTCIEDGESAQVLSIVVDEENKNIVRCMGWNLLGPLVQILLKKEENNLPHCLAILTHLLEVCSPKELLVGLLEQVEEAHPDSIAETVILLLQPLQKVLLRLGGRKASSVGMALSTLLGQVARLPVPQTKEQEEDDVFCLCRCCSALLVFVRPFVEEAKQSRTPTPKEDELRTELLKFCMKSLCEPLLEVQLKDPETLAESPLRNFATEILGILSDIGESLPDLLSHSLLRRREVPGFLEEEVCYPKESLAXLAYLLFVQHIAMDTFPTVFSSVFVLQCNMEYINLFLSRTEESRLQKGLDLYEKSLVRVEDNSLPVQLMELKSFFSVPQNLVKVMTLCPIQHLRIKGLKVLQLSIDKFDTEAKYKFFQCMLKTSHHAGVEGYIIKNIKNQIDFALKPDKGNEWFMGAHLFPLLRQVLCLPQGPETDLLQNLDRVMESLNLLRYLLIRDKAWRNQTGIWTELYKIEDYYMKPLRMGLNMSKAHYEAELQNTKDNSKKTNAKESQIQESVCSLTVGNEKMPNMTPEMQLQVLHSALHTFDMMESVLARIEEIIEVKEKP